ACTTTTATAGATAATGTAAGGAGATTTGATGGCTTTGAATGAAATATTGGCAAGAGCCAAAAAAGAGCAAAGGGCTGTCCTCACCGAAATTGAGGCCAAGCAGATTTTAACCGGAATTGGAATAAACTGCACAGACACACGTCTTGCCGCCTCAAAAACAGAGGCTGTAGAGTTAAGTGAGACGATCGGATATCCTGTGGTACTTAAAATATCATCGGTTGATATTACCCACAAAAGTGATGCTGGCGGAGTAAAGGTAAATCTTAAAAACAGAGATGAAGTTGAACAGGCATTTGATCTGATCATGGAATCTGCTGCGGCAAAATTTCCTGATGCCAATATTGAGGGTGTTTCTGTTCAGGCAATGGCAAAACCGGGTATTGAAATCATCATGGGTATGATCAAGGATGCAAGTTTTGGCCCGGTGGTGATGTTCGGCCTTGGAGGGGTATTGGTTGAGGTACTCAAAGACGTTGCGTTCCGTATCGTTCCTATTGATAAAAACGACGCTGTGGAGATGATCGAAGAGATCAAGGGCAAGAAACTGCTGGAAGGCTATCGTGGACAGGATCCTGTGGATATTGCCTGTTTGCAGGATATGTTGGTCAAACTATCGGATTTTGTGGATCAGACGCCAGGAATCGAAGAGATCGACATGAATCCTGTTTTTGCATATAAAGATGGTGCGGCAGTTGTCGATGCAAGGATTATTCTCTACCAATGAGCCAAATGAAGTGACATAAAGGATGGTACACAGCCATGATGGAACTATTTTTTAAACCGAAATCGGTTGCTGTAGTGGGAGCCAGCGGAACACCTGGAAAACTTGGTTATGTAATTGTAAAAAATATCTTTGATAGTGATTTTGCCGGAAACGTCTATCCGGTAAATCCTAAATCAGAAGAGATATTGGGATATAAGGTATATCGTTCTGTGACAGAAATACCTGGCGAGGTTGACCTGGTTGTCACAGCACTTCCAACCCCTAAAATGACTGTTGCAACGGTTCAAGAGTGTGCTCAAAAAGGGGTCAAAGCGATCATAATAGAGTCTGCCGGATTCGCTGAAATGGGTGGCGAGGGCAAAGTTTTTCAGCAACAGATTGTAGATATCGCCAAAAAAAACGATATTCGAGTTATGGGTCCAAACTGCTCGGGTATTGTTTCTCGGGATATCGTAACATCAATTTATCCCATTAGAAAAAAAGTACCCAGGGGGAACGTAGTACTCATAGGACAATCCGGTCTTTTGGCGGCAGGGATGGCCTCGGATATCGTGGAGAACGAAAGTTTGAACATCAGCAAAGTCTGTTCATTTGGCAATAAATGCGATGTCAATGAAAATGACCTGCTTGAATACTTCGGTAATGAAGATGGCATTGATGTCATCTCAATGTATTTAGAGACGATTTCCGATGGAAGAGGCTTGACCCGTATCGCCAAGAAGGTTGCCGCCAAAAAGCCTGTTATTTTCTTGAGCGGAGGACGTACCGAAGCTGGTGCCAGAGCGGCAATGAGTCATACGGGCAGTATTGCCAGCAATGCAAGGATTGTGGAAGCGGCAGCCAGACAAACAGGTATGATAATGGCTGATGACTTTACTGAATTGAAAGAGTTTGCCAAAGTCTTTTCCACTCAGCCGCTTCCCAAAGGCAATCGGGTAGCAGTGATCACCCTGGCTGGAAGTGTCGGCGTAAATGTTTCCGATCTTTGTGCTAACTATGGCCTTGAACTCCCTAAATTGACATCTGAAACAACAGAGAAGCTCAAGGATATGTTTGACACTCCTGTGGGAAATCCTGTTGACCTCTATTTCTCGGTCACCAAAATCGGTTTTACAAAAACTCTTGAAACCACTTTTCCCAATGCCTTCCAGGATCCTAATATAGATGCTGCGATATTGATTCTGGCCGGTTTTGAATATACTCAGGAGGCGGTTCAGAAAAAAATCATTCAAAAAATCGTTCAGGATGTTGGAAAACCTGTGATTGTCTGCATGATTGTTGGATACAATAAATATAAGAACATTATCATGGATGAAATGGGAAAAGAGCTGCCGGTCTTTCCTTCTTTGATATCTGGGGTAAAGGCTTTGAGCAAATTATGCGAGTACGGTATCCGCAAACAAAAATTATCAGCTTGATCTGGACAATCCAGATCAAACTTGGTTGGACATTCTATAACCATCTTGGCTGGACATGCCAGAACCAGAAAAATTTTTTGATTTTACTGCCAGATTGACACGAAAATCAAAAACAAGAATCTAAGGGAGAATTGCATGACTTA
The nucleotide sequence above comes from Desulfobulbaceae bacterium. Encoded proteins:
- a CDS encoding acetate--CoA ligase family protein translates to MALNEILARAKKEQRAVLTEIEAKQILTGIGINCTDTRLAASKTEAVELSETIGYPVVLKISSVDITHKSDAGGVKVNLKNRDEVEQAFDLIMESAAAKFPDANIEGVSVQAMAKPGIEIIMGMIKDASFGPVVMFGLGGVLVEVLKDVAFRIVPIDKNDAVEMIEEIKGKKLLEGYRGQDPVDIACLQDMLVKLSDFVDQTPGIEEIDMNPVFAYKDGAAVVDARIILYQ
- a CDS encoding CoA-binding protein, with the protein product MMELFFKPKSVAVVGASGTPGKLGYVIVKNIFDSDFAGNVYPVNPKSEEILGYKVYRSVTEIPGEVDLVVTALPTPKMTVATVQECAQKGVKAIIIESAGFAEMGGEGKVFQQQIVDIAKKNDIRVMGPNCSGIVSRDIVTSIYPIRKKVPRGNVVLIGQSGLLAAGMASDIVENESLNISKVCSFGNKCDVNENDLLEYFGNEDGIDVISMYLETISDGRGLTRIAKKVAAKKPVIFLSGGRTEAGARAAMSHTGSIASNARIVEAAARQTGMIMADDFTELKEFAKVFSTQPLPKGNRVAVITLAGSVGVNVSDLCANYGLELPKLTSETTEKLKDMFDTPVGNPVDLYFSVTKIGFTKTLETTFPNAFQDPNIDAAILILAGFEYTQEAVQKKIIQKIVQDVGKPVIVCMIVGYNKYKNIIMDEMGKELPVFPSLISGVKALSKLCEYGIRKQKLSA